The Brachyhypopomus gauderio isolate BG-103 chromosome 1, BGAUD_0.2, whole genome shotgun sequence genome includes a window with the following:
- the nr1h3 gene encoding oxysterols receptor LXR-alpha, whose protein sequence is MTTLSATDISDVSHGESLACVSEEGSSAAEVKHEVHASPSQTPSFSSSPNELTDTLAMEPNDIKLDPSNHTPAPEGLPVKRKKGPAPKMLGNEVCSVCGDKASGFHYNVLSCEGCKGFFRRSVIKGAQYVCKNSGRCEMDMYMRRKCQQCRLRKCREAGMLEQCVLSEEQIRLKKMKKQHEEEACRSSSVPTPSPAPEATPLAPEQHEMIEKLVAMQKQCNKRSFIDRLKVTPWPQSQDPMNREVRQQRFAHFTELAIMSVQEIVDFAKQLPGFLELTREDQIALLKTSTIEIMLLETSRRYNPAIESITFLSPDFSYNKDDFAKAGLQFEFINPIFEFSKGMNDLHLDEAEYALLIAINIFSADRPNVQDHDLVEKLQQPYVDALHSYIRIKRPNDHLMFPRMLMKLVSLRTLSSVHSEQVFALRLQDKKLPPLLSEIWDVHE, encoded by the exons ATGACCACACTTTCTGCGACTGATATCAGCGATGTTAGTCATG gggagagTCTGGCCTGTGTCAGTGAGGAGGGTTCTTCGGCAGCAGAAGTGAAACATGAGGTTCATGCATCTCCCAGTCAGACACCTTCATTCTCCAGTTCTCCAAATGAACTGACTGACACGTTGGCCATGGAACCCAACGACATCAAGCTGGATCCTTCcaaccacacacctgctccag AAGGCCTGCCGGTGAAGCGGAAGAAAGGCCCCGCCCCCAAGATGCTGGGCAACGAGGTGTGCAGCGTGTGTGGCGACAAGGCCTCCGGCTTCCACTACAACGTGCTGAGCTGCGAGGGCTGCAAGGGCTTCTTCAGGCGCAGCGTCATCAAGGGCGCGCAGTACGTGTGCAAGAACTCCGGCCGCTGCGAGATGGACATGTACATGCGCCGCAAGTGCCAGCAGTGCCGTCTGCGCAAGTGCCGGGAGGCGGGCATGCTGGAGCAGT gtgtcctATCGGAGGAGCAGATCCGGctgaagaagatgaagaagcAGCACGAGGAAGAAGCGTGTCGCAGCTCGTCCGTGCCGACCCCCAGCCCAGCTCCCGAGGCCACGCCACTGGCCCCCGAGCAGCACGAGATGATCGAGAAGCTGGTGGCCATGCAGAAGCAGTGTAACAAACGCTCCTTCATCGACCGCCTTAAAGTCACT CCGTGGCCCCAGAGCCAGGACCCGATGAACCGTGAGGTCCGGCAGCAGCGGTTCGCCCACTTCACCGAGCTGGCCATCATGTCCGTGCAGGAGATCGTCGACTTTGCCAAGCAGCTGCCTGGCTTCCTGGAGCTGACCCGCGAGGACCAGATCGCCCTGCTCAAGACCTCCACCATAGAG ATCATGCTGCTAGAAACGTCGCGGCGGTACAACCCAGCGATAGAGAGCATCACTTTCCTTTCTCCAGACTTCAGCTACAACAAGGATGACTTTGCCAAAGCAG GCCTGCAATTTGAGTTCATCAACCCCATCTTTGAGTTCTCCAAGGGCATGAACGACCTACACCTGGACGAGGCCGAGTACGCACTGCTCATTGCTATCAACATCTTCTCCGCAG accgACCCAACGTCCAGGATCATGATTTAGTGGAGAAGCTCCAACAGCCGTATGTAGATGCTCTGCACTCGTACATCAGGATAAAGAGACCCAAT GATCACCTGATGTTCCCGCGCATGCTGATGAAGCTGGTGAGTCTGCGCACCCTCAGCAGCGTGCACTCGGAGCAGGTCTTCGCCCTCCGCCTGCAGGACAAAAAACTCCCCCCTCTGCTCTCTGAGATCTGGGACGTCCACGAGTga